Proteins from a single region of bacterium:
- the gap gene encoding type I glyceraldehyde-3-phosphate dehydrogenase — MAVKVGINGFGRIGRNFFRAAYKDPSLQIVAVNDITDAKTLGHLLKYDSVHGRFEASVEVKENAIVVNGKEVQVLSCKDAADLPWGKLGVEIVIESTGRYTDREGAGKHLATGAKRVIISAPAKGEDATFVMGVNEKTFDPAKHFLLSNASCTTNCLAPVAKVLLDTFGIERGLMTTIHAYTNDQKILDLPHKDLRRARAAGMSMIPTTTGAAKAVSLVIPELKGRLDGMAIRVPTPNVSLVDLTVELSKTATAEEINAAMKKASEGPMKGVLQYVDEPLVSIDFNHDPVSSSFDALSTKVIGGKMAKVLAWYDNEWGYSCRLVDLAKYVSAAR, encoded by the coding sequence ATGGCCGTCAAAGTCGGCATCAACGGGTTCGGGCGGATCGGCCGCAACTTCTTCCGTGCCGCGTACAAGGATCCCTCTCTCCAGATCGTGGCCGTGAACGACATCACCGACGCGAAGACCCTGGGGCACCTCCTGAAGTACGACTCCGTGCACGGCCGCTTCGAGGCGTCCGTGGAGGTGAAGGAAAACGCCATCGTGGTGAACGGCAAGGAGGTCCAGGTCCTGTCGTGCAAGGACGCCGCCGACCTGCCGTGGGGGAAGCTCGGGGTCGAGATCGTCATCGAGTCCACCGGCAGGTACACGGACCGGGAAGGCGCCGGGAAGCACCTCGCGACGGGCGCCAAGCGCGTGATCATCTCCGCCCCGGCGAAGGGGGAGGACGCGACCTTCGTCATGGGGGTCAACGAGAAGACGTTCGACCCGGCGAAGCACTTCCTCCTCTCCAACGCCTCCTGCACCACGAACTGCCTCGCCCCGGTCGCCAAGGTGCTGCTCGACACCTTCGGGATCGAGCGCGGCCTGATGACCACGATCCACGCCTACACGAACGACCAGAAGATCCTCGACCTGCCGCACAAGGACCTGCGCCGGGCCCGCGCCGCGGGGATGTCGATGATCCCGACGACCACGGGAGCCGCCAAGGCCGTCTCGCTCGTCATCCCCGAGCTGAAGGGACGACTCGACGGGATGGCGATCCGCGTCCCCACCCCGAACGTCTCGCTCGTGGATCTCACGGTGGAGCTGTCGAAGACCGCCACGGCGGAGGAGATCAACGCGGCGATGAAGAAGGCCTCCGAGGGCCCGATGAAGGGGGTCCTCCAGTACGTGGACGAGCCGCTCGTCTCGATCGATTTCAACCACGACCCGGTCTCGTCCTCCTTCGACGCCCTCTCCACCAAGGTGATCGGCGGGAAGATGGCGAAGGTGCTCGCCTGGTACGACAACGAGTGGGGGTACTCCTGCCGCCTGGTCGACCTGGCGAAGTACGTCTCCGCGGCGAGGTAA
- the tpiA gene encoding triose-phosphate isomerase, with product MRVPVVAGNWKMYKTAAEAAAFVRAFLPMVSGVRGVEIVLAPPYPSIGAVAQLVKGSGIGVASQNVHFADEGAFTGEVSARMLKEAGATHCIIGHSERRQYYAETDDAVNRKVRAALAAGLTPILCVGEMLPDREAGKTFDVVGRQLAGGSKEIPADAAARVIVAYEPVWAIGTGKTATPAQAQEVHAFLRGRLKELWKDAADSVRILYGGSVKPDNIAALMANEDIDGALVGGASLSPESFAKIVTFH from the coding sequence GTGCGCGTTCCGGTGGTCGCCGGCAACTGGAAGATGTACAAGACCGCGGCGGAAGCCGCGGCCTTCGTCCGGGCCTTCCTGCCGATGGTGTCGGGAGTCCGGGGGGTCGAGATCGTCCTCGCTCCGCCGTACCCCTCGATCGGGGCGGTGGCGCAGCTCGTAAAGGGGAGCGGGATCGGGGTGGCGTCCCAGAACGTCCACTTCGCGGACGAGGGGGCGTTCACCGGGGAGGTTTCGGCCCGGATGCTGAAGGAGGCCGGGGCGACCCATTGCATCATCGGCCACTCCGAGCGGCGGCAATATTACGCAGAGACGGACGACGCGGTGAACCGGAAGGTCCGCGCCGCCCTCGCCGCGGGGCTCACACCCATTCTCTGCGTGGGGGAGATGCTGCCGGACCGGGAGGCCGGGAAGACGTTCGACGTGGTCGGGCGGCAGCTCGCCGGAGGATCGAAGGAGATCCCCGCCGACGCCGCCGCGCGCGTCATCGTGGCCTACGAGCCCGTCTGGGCGATCGGAACCGGGAAGACGGCGACCCCGGCCCAGGCGCAGGAGGTCCACGCCTTCCTGCGGGGGCGCCTGAAGGAACTGTGGAAAGACGCCGCCGATTCCGTGCGGATCCTCTACGGCGGCTCCGTGAAGCCGGACAACATCGCCGCGCTGATGGCGAACGAGGACATCGACGGCGCGCTGGTGGGGGGGGCGAGCCTCTCCCCCGAGTCGTTCGCGAAGATCGTGACGTTCCACTAA
- the bioF gene encoding 8-amino-7-oxononanoate synthase — MEDWKAFLDDRERRRLLRRLVPSSGRAPALAVRDGREYVDFSSNDYLGLSSHPALVGAAREALDRYGVGSGASRLMSGDLAIHHELEDAVAAFKGSEAALVFNSGYQANTGIVPALFGRRDGVFADHLCHASQIDGALLSRAKLLRFRHNDPEHLDRMLGKHRGAFERALVMTESVFSMDGDLAPLSPLLAVCRRHRCLLMVDEAHATGVFGPQGRGCVEGEGLAGQVDLVMGTFSKALGGFGAYLASSRTVIDTLVNTARSFIYSTALPPPVIAADLAALRLCLAGETRGEELLRRAGAFRGALRGKGWTVGGESQIVPVVVGESALAVSLSGTLADRGFLALPVRPPTVPEGSARLRFSLTAAHTDRQVADVVEALGAA; from the coding sequence ATGGAGGATTGGAAAGCGTTTCTCGACGACCGGGAGCGGCGGCGGCTGCTGCGGCGGCTCGTCCCGTCGTCCGGGCGCGCCCCCGCCCTCGCGGTGCGGGACGGCCGGGAGTACGTCGACTTCTCCTCCAACGACTACCTCGGGCTGTCGTCCCACCCCGCGCTGGTCGGCGCGGCGCGGGAGGCGCTCGACCGGTACGGCGTCGGGTCCGGGGCGTCCCGCCTGATGAGCGGGGACCTCGCGATCCACCACGAGCTCGAGGATGCCGTCGCGGCGTTCAAGGGGAGCGAGGCGGCCCTGGTCTTCAACTCCGGCTACCAGGCGAACACGGGGATCGTCCCCGCCCTGTTCGGGCGGCGCGACGGGGTCTTCGCCGACCATCTCTGCCACGCCAGCCAGATCGACGGCGCGCTCCTGTCGCGCGCGAAGCTCCTGCGCTTCCGGCACAACGACCCGGAGCATCTCGACCGGATGCTCGGGAAGCACCGCGGGGCGTTCGAACGGGCGCTGGTGATGACGGAGAGCGTCTTCAGCATGGACGGGGACCTCGCCCCCCTCTCCCCGCTCCTCGCCGTCTGCCGCCGGCACCGTTGCCTGCTGATGGTCGACGAAGCCCACGCGACGGGGGTGTTCGGCCCGCAGGGGCGCGGGTGCGTCGAGGGGGAGGGGCTCGCCGGGCAGGTGGACCTCGTGATGGGGACGTTCAGCAAGGCGCTGGGCGGGTTCGGGGCGTACCTCGCGTCGTCGCGGACGGTGATCGACACCCTGGTCAACACGGCCCGCAGCTTCATCTATTCCACCGCGCTTCCGCCCCCGGTGATCGCCGCCGACCTCGCCGCCCTCCGGCTCTGCCTGGCCGGAGAGACGCGCGGCGAGGAGCTTCTGCGCCGGGCCGGCGCGTTCCGGGGCGCGCTCCGCGGGAAGGGGTGGACCGTCGGCGGGGAGAGCCAGATCGTCCCCGTCGTCGTGGGGGAGAGCGCCCTCGCCGTCTCCCTCTCGGGCACGCTCGCGGACCGGGGGTTCCTCGCGCTGCCGGTGCGCCCGCCCACGGTCCCCGAAGGGTCGGCCCGGCTGCGGTTTTCCCTGACCGCCGCGCACACCGACCGGCAGGTCGCCGATGTCGTGGAGGCCCTCGGTGCCGCGTGA
- a CDS encoding HD domain-containing protein, which translates to MPKTRYVKDLKEGEPVRDLFLVANKALLTSNAGKPYLTLQLRDRTGQIEARVWDRAEEIGKRFDRDDVVEVGGTAIAYQGRVQLKVHDVRREEGGTKDLSEYLPVTKKGIEPLWRTLQGYIGAVRDKDLARLLAAVFPDPPETDVARRFRQAPGGKTMHHDYIGGLLEHTVSVAGICRMLSEHYEGVDADLLLAGALLHDVGKVHELSYEGAFDYTDEGRLLGHLYMGTEYVSRVCAALPGFPPEKTMLVKHIILSHHGELEYGSPKRPKTLEAILLHHVENMDAKATAFGDAIAELREGARWTDYQRMFERYLFSGKFPKE; encoded by the coding sequence ATGCCGAAGACGCGTTACGTGAAGGATCTCAAGGAGGGGGAGCCGGTCCGCGACCTGTTCCTCGTCGCGAACAAGGCGCTGCTGACCAGCAACGCCGGGAAGCCGTACCTGACCTTGCAGCTGCGCGACCGGACCGGACAGATCGAGGCGAGGGTGTGGGACCGCGCCGAGGAGATCGGGAAGCGGTTCGACCGGGACGACGTGGTCGAGGTGGGCGGCACCGCGATCGCGTACCAGGGGCGCGTCCAGCTCAAGGTCCACGACGTCCGGCGGGAGGAGGGGGGGACGAAGGACCTCTCCGAGTACCTCCCGGTCACGAAGAAGGGGATCGAGCCGCTCTGGAGGACGCTCCAGGGGTACATCGGTGCGGTGAGGGACAAGGACCTGGCGCGCCTCCTCGCGGCCGTCTTTCCGGACCCGCCGGAGACGGACGTAGCGCGCCGCTTCCGCCAGGCCCCGGGGGGGAAGACGATGCACCACGACTACATCGGCGGGCTGCTGGAGCACACGGTCTCCGTCGCGGGGATCTGCCGCATGCTGTCGGAGCATTACGAAGGGGTGGACGCCGACCTGCTCCTTGCCGGGGCGCTGCTGCACGACGTCGGGAAGGTGCACGAGCTCTCCTACGAGGGGGCGTTCGACTACACGGACGAGGGACGCCTTCTGGGGCACCTCTACATGGGGACCGAGTACGTGAGCCGCGTCTGCGCCGCCCTCCCCGGCTTTCCGCCGGAGAAGACCATGCTCGTGAAGCACATCATCCTGTCCCACCACGGGGAGCTCGAGTACGGCTCCCCGAAGCGGCCCAAGACGCTGGAGGCGATCCTGCTCCATCACGTGGAGAACATGGACGCCAAGGCGACCGCGTTCGGGGACGCCATCGCGGAGCTTCGCGAGGGGGCCCGCTGGACCGACTACCAGCGGATGTTCGAGCGGTACCTCTTCTCCGGGAAATTCCCGAAGGAGTAA
- a CDS encoding cold shock domain-containing protein — MAQGTVKWFNDAKGYGFIAQEGGPDVFVHFSAIKMDGFRSLKEGERVEFEITEGPKGPQAANVTKP; from the coding sequence GTGGCACAAGGAACGGTGAAGTGGTTCAACGACGCGAAGGGGTACGGGTTCATCGCACAGGAGGGCGGTCCGGACGTGTTCGTGCATTTCAGCGCGATCAAGATGGACGGCTTCCGCTCCCTCAAGGAAGGCGAGCGCGTCGAGTTCGAGATCACCGAAGGCCCCAAGGGCCCGCAGGCCGCCAACGTCACCAAGCCGTAA
- a CDS encoding LEA type 2 family protein, which translates to MRIVKRWILLLLLFGAVCLPVSSCRPLLKEVFKAPKVRVVDVGVAGDPFHSRGPVDVVLHLAIDNPNSYALTVTGVAYSATVGTRKVADGERTEEVRIEPAGRTVVKVPVRLQTDIFADALREMLAARAISYEFNGSVSVLAPFVGVVRVPFHRTGTIDPMDILRRKGIRIN; encoded by the coding sequence ATGCGGATCGTCAAGCGGTGGATCCTCCTGCTGCTGCTGTTCGGGGCGGTGTGCCTCCCCGTCTCCTCGTGCCGCCCCCTCCTGAAAGAGGTCTTCAAGGCCCCGAAGGTGCGGGTCGTCGACGTCGGGGTGGCCGGCGACCCCTTCCACTCCCGGGGGCCGGTCGATGTGGTCCTCCACCTCGCGATCGACAACCCGAATTCCTACGCCCTGACGGTGACCGGCGTCGCCTACTCCGCGACGGTGGGAACCCGGAAGGTCGCCGACGGGGAGCGGACCGAGGAGGTTCGGATCGAGCCCGCCGGGCGGACGGTGGTCAAGGTGCCCGTGCGGCTGCAGACCGACATCTTCGCCGACGCGCTGCGCGAAATGCTCGCGGCCCGGGCGATCTCCTACGAGTTCAACGGATCGGTGAGCGTGCTCGCCCCGTTCGTCGGCGTGGTCCGTGTCCCCTTCCACCGGACCGGGACGATCGACCCCATGGACATCCTCCGCCGGAAGGGGATCCGCATCAATTGA
- a CDS encoding D-glycerate dehydrogenase has product MERRTIVVTRRLPGVPWDDLAKRFRAGGPPGEGTMPREEFLARARGASGILCTLADRVDAELMDAAGPSLAVVSNFAVGVDNVDVAGATRRGIRVCNTPDVLTDATADLGFALLLSAARKVSDADRFVRAGGWTGWDPWGLLGVPVAGKTLGIVGMGKIGAGVALRSRGFSMKVLYHNRRRVPPSEEAGLAASYRDLDALLAESDFVVLCVPLTKETRGLISAERLGRMKRTAVLVNISRGEVVDEEAVATALAEGRLFGAGFDVYEKEPMVHPKLLAAPSAVLLPHLGSATGETREAMGRLATENLLAALDGREPPCPVN; this is encoded by the coding sequence GTGGAGCGGCGGACGATCGTGGTGACGCGGCGCCTGCCAGGGGTGCCGTGGGACGACCTGGCGAAGCGGTTCCGGGCGGGCGGCCCGCCGGGCGAGGGGACGATGCCCCGGGAGGAGTTCCTCGCCCGCGCCCGGGGGGCGTCGGGGATCCTCTGCACGCTGGCGGACCGGGTGGACGCGGAGCTGATGGACGCGGCAGGGCCCTCCCTGGCCGTCGTGTCGAACTTCGCCGTCGGCGTCGACAACGTCGACGTGGCCGGGGCGACCCGGCGCGGGATCCGGGTCTGCAACACGCCGGACGTCCTCACGGACGCGACGGCCGACCTCGGGTTCGCCCTGCTTCTTTCCGCCGCGAGAAAGGTGTCGGACGCCGACCGGTTCGTCCGGGCGGGGGGCTGGACCGGGTGGGACCCGTGGGGACTCCTCGGCGTCCCCGTCGCCGGGAAGACGCTGGGGATCGTCGGGATGGGGAAGATCGGCGCCGGGGTGGCCCTCCGGTCCCGCGGTTTCTCCATGAAGGTCCTCTACCACAACCGCCGCCGGGTTCCTCCGTCGGAGGAGGCGGGACTAGCGGCGTCGTACCGCGATCTCGACGCGCTGCTCGCGGAAAGCGACTTCGTCGTGCTGTGCGTCCCCCTGACGAAGGAGACCCGGGGGCTGATCTCCGCGGAGCGCCTCGGGAGGATGAAGCGGACGGCGGTCCTGGTGAACATCTCCCGGGGAGAGGTGGTGGACGAGGAGGCGGTGGCGACGGCGCTGGCGGAGGGGCGGCTGTTCGGGGCGGGGTTCGACGTGTACGAGAAGGAGCCGATGGTTCACCCGAAGCTGCTGGCGGCCCCGTCGGCGGTGCTCCTGCCGCACCTGGGGAGCGCGACCGGGGAGACGCGGGAGGCGATGGGACGCCTGGCGACGGAGAACCTGCTCGCCGCGCTCGACGGACGGGAGCCGCCGTGTCCCGTCAATTGA
- a CDS encoding alpha/beta fold hydrolase: protein MMTSKDEFFVVGGGGVPSVVLLPGWATDGRIFDGALPGVTAVTTGPLRPEGFAARLAAFLDRAARGPVTVVGWSLGGFLAAGFARECPDRVRRLVLVGIRRAYPEGEVAAVLRSLSADPGGSLSGFYARCFYPSQMPDYRRFRSGLQAAYLREMDVGALREGLSYLAAASLSGGTLPACPVAIVHGEDDVIAPFAEAEGVAREGGNATFHPLAGAAHAAFLADGFRAVVADG from the coding sequence ATGATGACGAGCAAGGATGAGTTCTTCGTTGTTGGTGGGGGCGGAGTTCCGTCGGTGGTCCTGCTGCCCGGGTGGGCGACGGACGGGCGGATCTTCGACGGCGCGCTCCCCGGCGTGACCGCGGTGACGACCGGGCCGCTCCGGCCGGAGGGGTTCGCCGCGCGGCTCGCGGCGTTCCTCGACCGCGCCGCGCGCGGCCCCGTGACGGTCGTCGGGTGGTCGCTCGGCGGGTTCCTCGCGGCCGGGTTCGCGCGGGAATGCCCGGACCGGGTGCGGCGGCTCGTGCTCGTCGGGATCCGGCGAGCGTATCCCGAGGGAGAGGTGGCGGCGGTCCTGCGGTCGCTCTCGGCCGACCCGGGCGGCTCCCTTTCGGGATTCTACGCGCGATGCTTCTACCCGTCGCAGATGCCCGATTACCGCCGGTTCCGCTCCGGGCTGCAGGCGGCGTATCTGCGGGAGATGGACGTCGGCGCGCTGCGGGAAGGGCTCTCCTACCTCGCCGCCGCGAGCCTCTCCGGCGGGACGCTTCCGGCGTGCCCCGTGGCGATCGTCCACGGGGAGGACGACGTGATCGCGCCGTTCGCCGAGGCGGAAGGCGTGGCCCGGGAGGGCGGGAACGCGACGTTTCACCCGCTGGCGGGGGCGGCGCACGCCGCCTTCCTCGCGGACGGGTTCCGCGCGGTGGTCGCCGATGGTTGA
- a CDS encoding methyltransferase domain-containing protein, whose protein sequence is MVDPAVLRRFSAGASRYEAHAHAQRLSAVDLLAYTEASIGPSPGREGGFRILEPGCGTGLYTRMLLDAFPGASMLGVDVSEAMVRVAKRRIDDPRVRFAVADAEEIATGSYDLVTSNAVFQWFTSLPRTLARMASLLPGRGLLTFSFFGPETYAELDAALRASALPGVARGGSRVAAAAFHSREEISGALSAAFPRWNVVERRYHQDFPTLAELLRSIRYTGTGGAGAREPWSPGKLARVEEAYRERDGGIRATYQVFLCRGVIPEGGGG, encoded by the coding sequence ATGGTTGACCCCGCCGTCCTTCGCCGCTTCTCGGCCGGCGCCTCCCGGTACGAGGCGCACGCGCATGCGCAGCGGCTCTCCGCCGTCGACCTGCTGGCGTACACCGAGGCGTCGATCGGGCCCTCCCCCGGCCGGGAGGGGGGCTTCAGGATCCTCGAGCCGGGCTGCGGGACGGGGCTCTACACGCGGATGCTGCTCGACGCCTTCCCCGGCGCATCCATGCTCGGGGTGGACGTCTCGGAGGCGATGGTGCGGGTCGCGAAGCGGCGGATCGACGACCCGCGGGTCCGCTTCGCCGTGGCCGACGCGGAGGAGATCGCGACGGGGAGCTACGACCTCGTAACCTCCAACGCCGTCTTCCAGTGGTTCACCTCCCTTCCCCGCACCCTGGCGCGGATGGCATCCCTCCTCCCGGGCCGCGGGCTGCTGACCTTCTCCTTCTTCGGCCCGGAAACGTACGCGGAGCTGGACGCCGCCTTGCGCGCGTCGGCGCTCCCGGGGGTCGCGCGCGGCGGGTCGCGGGTCGCCGCCGCCGCGTTCCACTCCCGGGAGGAGATCTCCGGCGCGCTTTCGGCCGCGTTCCCCCGGTGGAACGTCGTCGAGCGGCGGTACCACCAGGATTTTCCGACCCTGGCGGAGCTGTTGCGAAGCATCCGGTACACGGGGACGGGCGGAGCCGGGGCGCGGGAGCCGTGGAGCCCGGGGAAGCTCGCGCGGGTCGAGGAGGCGTACCGGGAGCGGGACGGCGGGATCCGGGCGACGTACCAGGTCTTCCTTT
- the secG gene encoding preprotein translocase subunit SecG, whose translation MHTLIVILHIVVSVALILVILLQTGKGSDIGAVFGGGSSQTLFGSTGPTSFLSKLTAGAAIVFMLTSLFLAYFSGRAPSSSIMKSGAPAPVQTMPGPPASLPAPPAGVPAMPAAPPAR comes from the coding sequence ATGCACACGCTGATCGTCATCCTGCACATCGTCGTATCCGTCGCGCTGATCCTCGTCATCCTGCTGCAGACGGGAAAGGGGTCCGACATCGGCGCGGTCTTCGGCGGCGGATCGTCGCAGACCCTGTTCGGCTCGACCGGGCCGACCAGCTTCCTGAGCAAGCTGACGGCGGGGGCGGCGATCGTCTTCATGCTCACCTCCCTGTTCCTCGCCTACTTCTCCGGCAGGGCCCCCTCCAGCAGCATCATGAAGAGCGGCGCACCGGCCCCGGTCCAGACGATGCCCGGCCCGCCGGCGAGCCTGCCCGCGCCCCCGGCCGGGGTTCCCGCGATGCCGGCGGCGCCTCCGGCGAGATAA